A window of Benincasa hispida cultivar B227 chromosome 9, ASM972705v1, whole genome shotgun sequence genomic DNA:
GATTATATCCAAATAGATAtatgaataataaaatataCATATTGTCAAATAGGTCATGAATCTAATACACATAAATCATAGAATTCCAGAAcctatcaaatataaaattgatagttcaaagatttatttaatagaatttgaaCGTATAtcagagatttttttttttcggttGAATTTTACGTGATCTATTAAACATTTCTGAAATTCAAAATCATTATATAGACATTTAATGAAGTGCaaggaaaatcaaatatacacaAATGTAATAGTTTGGAGATtcttaatttgtaatttaaccccTAAAATTTATCTCATTTATCTCACTTTCCCCTCAATTTTATGCTAATATTTTGGACAAAAATATCACTTCACAAAAGTAAAAAGAACCAAAATAAACTTTTTTGAATGAAAGTCGAAAATATGTAGattaaagtagtatttaaactaCAATAAAATAATGGACATAAAATTAACTTTGGTAATTATAAACAATATACTTGATTATaattcactaaaaaaaaatatcaattatcattCCAAAACTCTACCATATCACTTCGTAATTGATGagttaagaaaaggaaaaaattggtAATAAATAATGGAGGCTGTCCAACTACTTTTGGCAGGATATAAATAAGGGTACTGTGTTGGTGTGTGCAAGTTCATAAATGTTATACTGAAAATAGTTAAAAGATTTTGGGACCATAAACTAATATTTTAACTTAATATATTTGTATAATTCACAAGTATAAATACAAATATGCTCTAGATGAAGTCACAACTATTAGCAAAGAGAGAATATAAGAAAAGGAATGGAAGAAGCATCCAAAGAAGGGCCAAAGGAGATGGTGATGAAATCTCCTCCAAGGCTCTTTAGGAGGAAAAAGTGGACAAAGTTTGATAGAAATGTTGCCTTTTACTTTCTCATTTTGCATCTACTTTGTATTTTGGCACCCTTCTATTTTAGTTGGACTTGTTTGTTCCTTGCTTTGGGATTATCTTATCTCACAGGTATGGGAATAAGTGTTTCGTATCATAGAAATCTTGCACATCGAAGTTTCAAACTTCCAAAATGGCTCGAGTATTCTCTTGCTTATATTGCAACTCATGCGATTCAGGTTTGATAGTTTGAATCCCTTACCCTAACTAAAAATGGAATAAACTCTAtgaataaaacataaattacaaagGCATTTCTATTATATATGCAATTAGAGTTGTACATGTTAGAtgatacaatatttaaatttatcttaaTCTATTAGTTTAAGCTTTTGAGTCAATTGATatgatttaacatggtatcagagcatgtggTCTAGAAGATCTTGTATTCAAATTCCTGCGATGTTATTTCCTATTTTAGATAAGTCAGTATTTtttgtaatataaaatgataattatttatcattatATTAGGTATAATTTGTGTACACACTATGTGTGCACACTACTTAAACACCAAATCATGTAATTGCCTAAATGTCATTAAAAAATGGTGAAACTAGTGACAAACCCtagagcattttttttttctatatcgTGTTTCGGTAACATTttcttgattttaaaatttcaggGTGATCCAATTGATTGGGTAAGCACACATAGATGTCATCATCGATACGTTGATTCGGAACGAGATCCACATAGTCCTATATATGGATTTTGGTTCAGCCAAATGACGTGGTTTTTCGATTCGTATAATTTGACGAGAAAAGTATGTCCAaactattttaataattttcaaaaggtGGAAAGAAATGCCTTTATGTTTTACATGAAGCATGGACATCCAGACAATGTCACAGATTTGGAGAAACAAAGGTTCTATAGGTTTATACATAAAACATATTGGCTTCATCCACTTGCTCTTTCAGTGTTGCTGTATGCTATTGGAGGAGTTCCTTTCATCATTTGGGGAATggtaaaatgaaattattattccaatttcttttcctcttttaattattaatttgcgaATTTATCACATTATCTATGAATGTGTCAATGCGTATGCATGCATATGCTAAGTATATTATTTCTATATAATCTTCTAAAATTACTTTATATTTCATCTTTTATGAATTctatttgtatgatttttttaataaaatttttacataAGGATAAATTTTTTACTATTCACTAatgttaatttctttttcattagtaaattaattaagtggtgattttttgcatttttgtgattttattttatttgacaattAATCGTTGATTTATATTATTCATAAGGTTAACTTACAAAGTTTAGTTGAAGTTTATGTTTATTCTTCATAAGGTTAACTTACAAAGTTTAGTTGAAGTTTATGTTTATTCtatctctaaaattttaaaaatatctaataggTCCACAAACTTTCAAAGTTATGTCTGATTAAGTCTCTCATAAACtcgaaatttataaaaattaattgatctagtagataaaagtttatattttatgttattgtcaaaaaaaaataaaaaataaaattgtatttatGTTTAGCGAAACATTGATTTTTAGTATTGCATGTATAAGAGATCTGTGAATTTGAGAAATTCAAAAGATCAAGTTTCTTGGAtgataatttcattttttttattttgtaaaatttatacTTGTTTCCTCCCAATTTTCTTATtatgattttcaatttttttacataaataattgaaatatttagtcaaattcgaaacacaaacaaaattttaaaaactatttgttttttttttttcaaaacttggaataaattttgaaaatattaataaaaaaaacttataggTGAGAGttgtgtttataagtttaattaatttttaaaaataaaaaaatattttataatttttaaaatttaaaggctAAATAAACAccaatttaaaagttaaaagccTCAACCTATAAATCAATTATCAATCTATATATTGATTTAACATGATTATAATAATTACTTAGCCTAGATATTGATTAgcaataattataaatcaaGAGGAAactgaaatatatttttctaattgttattagttcctctttttaaaaaaaatattttgtaaaataacCTTTTTAATTCTCAAGTTTGGAAGAATtagtttcttaattttaaaaatgtatcttttttgttcccaaatttataaaaataagttaaaagGTTCTTGAAgtaatttttgtttgatttttcaaaaataattatatgatatttaaaattaaaaaaaaaagttttaaagagactatgatttttaagagttattattttaatttaaaatataatataactattcaaaataatagtataaaattatttgagagattttttaaacatatttttaaaatctcaTGGACGATTTAAAaagtacattttaaaaattcagaGATTAAATGAGTCTATTCTTATAAACTTAAGGATTAAAAAGTtacattttaaaagttgaatGATCGAACACACatattcttccaaatttggaggaagaAAAGGTAATTTTCCCAAATATTTTTAACCATCTAGTTATTGGGtatgaaaatgaaataataatcgtatttttattaattattttagttgaAATATTTGACTGACCTAAGTGTTTTATTAAACTATTGATAGTGCGTGAGGTTCGTATTCAGCTTGCATGTCACATCTATGGTCAATTCAGTATGTCATATTTGGGGAAAACAACCATGGAACACTGGTGATTTATCCAAGAACAATTggtaagagattttttttttctttttaaattttattctttcgttaaattgataaataaactttcaTATTTATGTTGAtccaatttttataaatttttaaatattctatttCGATCATTTATACTCTATTTGATAAcgattttatttaaatcaaacTTTTTAAGTAAgagataaaaattttaaacattgataaaaattacaaaaataatctttacataaaattttaaatatttttaaatttaaacacgTGTAAAAAAAAAGGGTATGCTACTGTTTATGAGTGATAAAcattaatagatattgatagatatctatcagtATCTACCACTGTTTATCATCGATAGactattttgctatatttaaaaatacttctttttgcccattaaaataattattacccttattttttcataaaaatgttattatatCTTACTTATTTTAGGTTACAAATTGATCCTATccattataataatatattttttgtttcttactcCATATTGAGGATTTTCCACAAtcatttaaagttatttttttagcaATCCTATCTCtcgaatattttcttttaaacgaGGAGTTCAAATTAACTCACTTTCGTCAACCTTTTCTTATTTATTAAGACTAAAAACCAACACTTTTGATCACACACAACATTCAATTAGTCATACTAAACCTACTTTAaatcattaattatttaaacgCAGTGGACAAAGTTTTaaatagggttgttttcaaatatagaaaaatgaacgaaaatatttacaaaatatagcaaaattttagaattatcaatgatagacattgatagacactgatagaagtgtctatcatcgatagttaattttttttttttttttttttttatattttgtaaatatttttaacagttttatcatttgaaataatttttcttttaaatatttgacaatttctttttttaggaTGGTAGCTATATTAACCTTTGGAGAAGGATGGCATAATAATCACCATGCTTTCGAGTATTCAGCAAGACATGGTCATGAATGGTGGCAGATTGATTTTGGTTGGTATATTATTAAGTTCCTTCAAGTCATTGGATTAGCCACCAATGTAAAATTACCTTCTGAAAAGCAAAAGTTGGCTGCTTTAAACAAATCAAAACCCACCTTTCTTAAGCCTATGATTGATTAAGAATaatcataattaatattttctctcatttgAGAATTAATTTGTTGCTAAGATAATGGTGTAATCcaaaaattatatatgaatGTATGATCTTATTATATGATATGGTTTTATATGTAACTCTCTTTTAATTATGTATCATCGTTATTATTCACCTTATATAGATAATAGTTAATACACTCAACAATCAGATTTATGATCTAAATGCCTCTTAATGGTAGCTACATTCAAAGTTTGACATTTGtctcaaaatatataattttagtgGGCTTTTGGTATTAAATTCATACACGGAAAAGTTTGTATCTCCTAACTATAGGAACAAATCTAAATACTTCCATGAAAATAAAGAGACACATGACGCAAGTATGAACCATATTTATAGTCGACTTTTTCCTTTCAAATTCATCACACatccaatttttttattattttatctataaTTTTTTCTAACTGTAACCCTAACCTCAAAACTTACTTCCAATATGAGTACTTAAATAACAGATAAGTagacccaatttttttttcattccatGAATTTACAAagggttgtttttaataaaaactttaaaCTTTAAGGGTTAAAATGAAACTTTACAAAATTCGAGGGGTAATATAATAATTGAAACCAACCTAGAATATTAGTagtatttttataaatgaacCTTATTTTTATATGGTAAAAGTTTGAAGTTACATCTTAAACATAACTATGTCTTCTATATTAATTTTTCGAACAAGATACTAAAGGTAAAAGAATCAGTACGTGCTCCCAAACATCTCAATTAGGTCTTCGATATTATTACTTTCCATTCAAGATTATGTTAGAAAACCCCTATGTCTGCatataatagataataaaataaatattatacatttaagataaataaacaaacattttataattcaaaatcagtgaaaagaattttaaattataaggtTCTAGAGCATGAAGCCCTAGCAAATACATAAGCCTTTCTGATGAGAGAATAGTGAGGATGAAACCATTCAGCACAGATTCTGACCACTGTCTATACAGGTTTGTCAAGTTAACATTTTGCTATTTAATTTACAAGGAGTGAGCCTATCAAGAAGCCTGCATGGCTGCATTTTTTTATGGTGGTGTGAGGCA
This region includes:
- the LOC120086962 gene encoding palmitoyl-monogalactosyldiacylglycerol delta-7 desaturase, chloroplastic-like — protein: MEEASKEGPKEMVMKSPPRLFRRKKWTKFDRNVAFYFLILHLLCILAPFYFSWTCLFLALGLSYLTGMGISVSYHRNLAHRSFKLPKWLEYSLAYIATHAIQGDPIDWVSTHRCHHRYVDSERDPHSPIYGFWFSQMTWFFDSYNLTRKVCPNYFNNFQKVERNAFMFYMKHGHPDNVTDLEKQRFYRFIHKTYWLHPLALSVLLYAIGGVPFIIWGMCVRFVFSLHVTSMVNSVCHIWGKQPWNTGDLSKNNWMVAILTFGEGWHNNHHAFEYSARHGHEWWQIDFGWYIIKFLQVIGLATNVKLPSEKQKLAALNKSKPTFLKPMID